The following DNA comes from Cucumis sativus cultivar 9930 chromosome 7, Cucumber_9930_V3, whole genome shotgun sequence.
GCCATAAACGAAGATATCGAGGATCATCTCCGGCGGGTCATTCCGGTCAAGGACCCAGTGGCGGTGTATGAACCCTTGGGACATTTCATCTTCTCTGCCCCACGAAACTCCGCTCCTGCACTTTGTATCGCCGCCTGCGAGCTCGTCGGCGGTCACCGTGATCAGGCGATGGCGGCGGCTACTGCGATCCAACTCATCTACGCTGCAACGTGCACTCATGAATACCCTCCACTGACGGCGCGTGGAAAACGCGCCTCCGTTGTTGACCGTGTGTACGGATCCAACGTCCAGTTGATGACTGGCGACGGAATAACTCCGATGGGGTTCGAGATTTTGGCGGAATCTTGCGACTGGAGCGAGAGGGGGTCGGAGCGGGTTAGACGAGTGATGGTGGAAGTGGCACGAGCGATGGGGACGGAGGGGTGGATTGGGGGGCAATTCAGGGGACTGGAGGAGGAGGCAACGGTGGAGGAAGTGATAGAGAAGACGGAAGGTGGGTTACACGCGTGTGGGGGCGCGTGTGGAGCTATAATGGGAGGTGGAAATGAAGAGGAAATAGAAAAGATGAGGAAATATGGGAAATTGGTGGGGATTGTTAAAGGATTAACACAAATTGTGTTTGGAGGGaaggaaaatgagagaaagagagagaaaattgaagagTTGAAGGTTTTGGCTTTCAAGGAATTGGAAGGATTCAATGGAGAAATGGTTCCTCAAATTTACGGCTTCCTTGATTTTGTGCGACTTtagaacaaataaatgaaCAGATCAATAAGAagcaaaaaggaaaacaaaaattaaggaaaaataaactaaaggGTAATGTAGagaaagtttttcttttccttctaatttcttattattgtttgtgATATTTTTAGCGTTTTATCTCTAATAAAGTATTGTTAGGTTTTAATGGAAATTTTGAGCATCTTAATTCATAGTtgatgtgtgtgtgtgagtgtgtttgttttttcctctctcttcaatattcatctttctttttttttttccaaaatgcATATAGGAGAATGCAGAGAGTGAAATTATGTAGTGAAAATCGCATCAAAATCTGCTCAACTTCCTACAACATTACTAATCAACTTATAAAGATCATAAATATTATTGGGTTTATGATCCCAAAGAAACAATACGTAGCTATAATCTgccttttaaaatttattcttttataatttggtGTTTTTATAAGAAAGGAGAATGGaatgggagagagagagagagaagaaataaattacttttattctttttaaattacaaatatttttaaataaagtataaaactaCCTAATTAATACAATGACAGCCTCATAAacctattttataaaattgaggGACTAAAATTGGCCAAATGGAAACTCTGGGGACCAAAACATACCAATAACTAAAAACttgttgaattaattaggtatattttaaataaaataaaataaaatattttctagtTCCAAATTCTAATTTGACTTTATTTGAGTGTATAAATGGttaaaagaaatggagagaaagCAGAAAGCACATTTGATTTAggtttatttcaaaaatggGTTGAAAAGCTATCTATGTGGTTTTGAGCATCAAAATCCAATCACAACCAATGAGTACTACATTCAAATGAACATGTGAATTAGGATTTAAAATTCGGAAACATTCACCAATATTTATTTGTACACAATTAATTCATATGgggtttttgtctttttttttaatactgaGATTTATGATTTATCTAAACtacttgtttttattattgttgcaaaaattataataaaacaattttgaaatgttaaaaggatgtattttttaaaatataataaaatagcaaaatatttacacgatATACAACCGTttttaaaacagaaaaactTCAAAGGCCCACAAtcaaaaataccaaaatttctgtgattaattgacattCAGAGCACGAAAACTATCATTTACAttcacgatcatttagatttagaaccaaatctaaacaatttttttcaatattttttggtACAGATCGTTTATGtttggatagccaaatctaaacgattttttttcataattatgtggcgtttaaatttggatagtcaaatctcaactatattttttcaagatttttggtacacgatcgtttatatttggaacatggtcgtttagatttgattatttacatttgactatccaaatttaaataattttgttttaagattCTTTGTATACGatgatttagatttgactattttggtACAGAATCGTGGTTATCAAATATCtcaatagttttttaaatatatatatatatatattttatattttgtacacaattttcaaccaaataataatttgaaaaaaaagtaaaagaaaaactatagaagaagaagagaaaaagacgatggaaagaaaagaacaatcaCATAACAGGAAGAGAAAAacgatgaaaagaaaggaaaaacctaaaaaaaaaaaatttaatatggtCAGTTTCAtggatattttcattttgttacacgggtcgtaaatattttaccgatttgttatatttatgaaaatttacattttcttaaaaaataataatacaaaacaaactatttacactttatacaagaaaaatcattaaaaaataaaaatctattacatatgatttttctataaaagtaaatatttggttattttttatcatttcacGATTAAAAATGCAGCTTTGGTTTTTTAAGATTCTGcagaaatagtaaaaaaaaaaaaatcaaacttccattttatttgtttgtagTATCATCgttttactttaaaatatacaacCTTCTCAGACACACCCTTCAACCTAAAAACCCCTTCGTAATTGTCTCTTTGCTCTCACATTCCAATCTCGAAGTCGTTCGTCCAAACAATGGCTACTTGCTTTTGTTGTTTCGTCCCTCGTCTGATCATCATTAGCCATGCCTTCACTAGTAGGCTTCATGTACAAGTCCATCTCTCCACATCTCTCTATAAACTCTTCTCCTACTTTCAGTCATTGCCTCCTCACTGTCACCttcatttgaatatttgttatgaTATTCCTTTGAAAATCTCTGGGGTGAAAGTGCTTCTTCATTTCGTCATCTCCCTTGTGAAACCTTTGAATTccatttatcaattttttcttcataaccGCTAACAGAACCCCATGGTTTAGGATTTGAAAGAATTCCTAATTTTGATTAGCTTCTTGATTgttgttgattattttttgCTCTGTTTGTCTAGGTTTTCTTGTAgatcaataacaaagattGTCAAGTTCTAAGGCTCTATTTCACCGATAAATTTCTTCCTCGTCGTAACTGTAGGGGCAAGGATTGATTGTTGTGAAACAATATTCCTAtgttttgggttttctttAGAGTATCTCATAGGagcatttataaaaatagcaaaaaaattatgataatagggtcaatgtcactatattttttaaattacaaaactaacaaatttaaaagcgaATAACCCTATGATAGCCCTCTTATAGTCATATAATAACCGtctgatatcattaattacttgttatatttgtcatattcgcaatatgcaaaaaagatgTGCTAtgagctatttttttctaaatttttttgtcatctaatgtAATTTTCCTA
Coding sequences within:
- the LOC101204450 gene encoding heterodimeric geranylgeranyl pyrophosphate synthase small subunit, chloroplastic; the encoded protein is MAISLNLLQLQPNLARPKFFQTNSLPPMPYVRLPPRSAAVMSQITPSYWAAINEDIEDHLRRVIPVKDPVAVYEPLGHFIFSAPRNSAPALCIAACELVGGHRDQAMAAATAIQLIYAATCTHEYPPLTARGKRASVVDRVYGSNVQLMTGDGITPMGFEILAESCDWSERGSERVRRVMVEVARAMGTEGWIGGQFRGLEEEATVEEVIEKTEGGLHACGGACGAIMGGGNEEEIEKMRKYGKLVGIVKGLTQIVFGGKENERKREKIEELKVLAFKELEGFNGEMVPQIYGFLDFVRL